In Streptomyces sp. NBC_00306, a single genomic region encodes these proteins:
- a CDS encoding ATP-binding protein, with protein sequence MSTYTPTETDGEAAPTAHPAAPGHNAATTAEEADLGALLGRLSQLRDSVARLVDHRAATDPTATDPLRGLYLSEEAVRHLLRPVSPDPAGSAPDHDGPEDRLARLAGRFGLTGLDVRLLLIALAPDLDRTFEPLYGYLNDDVSRRRATVGLALDLCGLPAHNPGARARVHPSALLCTLGLLVVEEPERPFLSRSLRVPGRVVAHLLGDDTPDAALTGHLRPLAAASGPYDEGFTRRLAKRLGSRPAVVHLREHREGDGLVYAAAALRAAGTDALHFTPSAAKDQLPDLLPRLLREARLRGCAIVVSPLPEQPGALLRALSSADVPVLYAGTRPYDPQWCERDPLVLDAPRLRAGAVDVWSAALGPAADGPGLDLAATVAPYRLGGDRIGRAARAGLDLAAFDGTPLTAAHLRLAARQQTTSGLERHARRIRPEVGWNDLVLPEKPLGQLHELALRARHRDQVLGDWRLSAGGGRGRGVLGLFAGESGTGKTLSAEVVAAELGLDLYVVQLSSIVDKYVGETEKNLERIFTEADRTDAVLLFDEADAVFGKRSEVKDSHDKHANMESAYLLQRLESFEGIALLTTNLRANIDEAFTRRLDLVVDFPFPDAGQRLALWRHSLASVPCADDTEPAAVARDFELAGGSIRSAVVTAAYAAAGRSGQVTTADLREGAEREYRKAGRLVPGEGNW encoded by the coding sequence ATGAGCACGTACACCCCGACGGAGACCGACGGCGAGGCGGCTCCGACCGCACACCCGGCGGCACCCGGACACAACGCGGCGACGACAGCGGAGGAAGCCGACCTCGGCGCTCTCCTCGGCCGGCTCTCGCAACTGCGCGACAGCGTCGCCCGGTTGGTCGACCACCGTGCCGCCACCGACCCCACCGCCACCGACCCCCTGCGCGGGCTCTATCTGTCCGAGGAGGCCGTACGGCATCTGCTGCGGCCCGTGTCGCCGGACCCCGCCGGATCCGCGCCGGACCACGACGGGCCCGAGGACCGACTGGCGCGACTGGCCGGGCGGTTCGGGCTCACCGGGCTGGACGTGCGCCTTCTGCTCATCGCCCTCGCCCCCGATCTGGACCGCACCTTCGAGCCCCTGTACGGCTACCTCAACGACGACGTCAGCCGGCGGCGCGCCACCGTCGGGCTCGCCCTCGACCTGTGCGGACTGCCCGCGCACAACCCCGGAGCGCGGGCGAGGGTCCATCCGTCGGCGCTCCTGTGCACGCTCGGGCTGCTGGTGGTGGAGGAGCCCGAACGGCCCTTCCTCAGCCGTTCGTTGCGCGTCCCCGGCCGGGTCGTCGCCCATCTCCTCGGCGACGACACCCCGGACGCCGCGCTCACGGGTCATCTCCGCCCGCTCGCGGCGGCTTCGGGACCGTACGACGAGGGGTTCACCCGCAGGCTCGCCAAGCGGCTCGGCAGCCGGCCGGCCGTCGTCCATCTGCGCGAACACCGGGAGGGCGACGGGCTCGTGTACGCCGCGGCAGCTCTGCGCGCGGCGGGTACCGATGCCCTGCACTTCACCCCCTCGGCGGCCAAGGACCAGCTTCCCGACCTTCTCCCTCGCTTGCTCCGCGAAGCCCGTCTGCGCGGCTGCGCGATCGTGGTGTCACCGCTGCCCGAGCAACCGGGCGCGCTCCTGCGGGCGTTGAGCTCGGCCGACGTACCCGTCCTGTACGCCGGGACCCGGCCGTACGACCCGCAGTGGTGCGAGCGCGATCCGCTGGTCCTCGACGCGCCCCGGCTGCGTGCGGGCGCCGTGGACGTCTGGTCCGCCGCGCTCGGACCCGCGGCGGACGGTCCGGGGCTCGATCTGGCGGCCACCGTCGCCCCCTACCGGCTCGGCGGGGACCGCATCGGGCGCGCCGCCCGCGCTGGCCTGGACCTCGCCGCGTTCGACGGCACCCCGTTGACCGCCGCCCACCTGCGGCTCGCCGCACGGCAGCAGACCACGTCCGGTCTGGAGCGCCATGCCCGGCGGATCCGCCCCGAGGTCGGCTGGAACGATCTCGTCCTGCCGGAGAAGCCGCTCGGCCAACTGCACGAACTCGCCCTGCGCGCCCGCCATCGCGACCAGGTCCTCGGCGACTGGCGGCTGAGCGCCGGGGGAGGACGGGGCCGTGGCGTCCTCGGGCTCTTCGCGGGCGAGTCCGGCACCGGCAAGACGCTGTCCGCCGAGGTCGTCGCCGCCGAACTCGGCCTGGATCTCTACGTGGTCCAGCTCTCCTCGATCGTCGACAAGTACGTCGGCGAGACAGAGAAGAACCTCGAACGGATCTTCACCGAGGCCGACCGCACCGATGCCGTCCTCCTCTTCGACGAGGCGGACGCCGTGTTCGGCAAGCGCTCGGAGGTCAAGGACTCCCACGACAAACACGCCAATATGGAGAGCGCCTACCTGCTCCAGCGTCTTGAGTCCTTCGAGGGCATCGCCCTGCTCACCACCAACCTGCGCGCCAACATCGACGAGGCGTTCACCCGGCGGCTCGACCTGGTGGTCGACTTCCCGTTCCCGGACGCCGGTCAGCGGCTGGCCCTGTGGCGGCACAGTCTCGCCTCCGTGCCGTGCGCGGACGACACGGAACCGGCCGCGGTCGCCCGCGACTTCGAGCTCGCCGGCGGCTCCATCCGCAGCGCCGTCGTCACCGCCGCCTACGCCGCCGCGGGCCGCTCCGGACAGGTGACGACGGCCGACCTGCGGGAGGGCGCCGAGCGCGAGTACCGCAAGGCCGGCCGTCTGGTCCCGGGCGAGGGGAACTGGTGA
- a CDS encoding sugar phosphate isomerase/epimerase family protein produces MSRTSKNHDPELSHRLSRRGMLGVAAGASAAALLGAAVPASAAPVTAAQDRGHGRGGPVLPPGRLGIQLYSLRDKVSTLGFAPVFAELAKYGYDEVEFAGYTQGSAGPITLAQLKRLARDHGLNPIGSHVNYYDDNNPDAYSFAQNLEKVLDDAQALGLKHIGTASGPWRYGATVDGWKRAAEDFNTYGAAARRRGMKFYQHNHAEEFSFATDKPNVRLYDVLLAETDPSLVYLEMDIYWAYVGQFRFGKRVDGTPAPFDPLRYVLRQPHRYPLFHVKDGERNEAARDGYDMVDVGDGDIDYKRFISAVNKTHGGRRDHHWQAEHDNPVESFAFARKSSAHLHSLREKDC; encoded by the coding sequence ATGAGCCGCACCTCCAAGAACCACGACCCGGAGCTCTCCCACCGTCTCAGCAGACGAGGCATGCTCGGCGTCGCCGCCGGCGCCAGTGCCGCCGCCCTGCTCGGCGCGGCCGTCCCCGCGTCCGCGGCCCCGGTGACGGCGGCCCAGGACCGGGGACACGGCCGAGGCGGTCCCGTCCTGCCGCCCGGGCGTCTCGGCATCCAGCTCTACTCGCTGCGGGACAAGGTCTCCACGCTCGGTTTCGCGCCCGTGTTCGCGGAGCTGGCGAAGTACGGCTACGACGAGGTCGAGTTCGCCGGCTACACCCAGGGCTCCGCGGGCCCCATCACCCTCGCCCAGCTCAAGCGGCTGGCCAGGGACCACGGCCTGAACCCCATCGGCAGTCACGTCAACTACTACGACGACAACAACCCGGACGCGTACAGCTTCGCGCAGAACCTGGAGAAGGTGCTCGACGACGCCCAGGCCCTCGGGCTCAAGCACATCGGCACCGCGTCCGGCCCCTGGCGCTACGGCGCGACCGTCGACGGCTGGAAGCGCGCCGCCGAGGACTTCAACACCTATGGCGCCGCCGCGCGGAGGCGCGGCATGAAGTTCTACCAGCACAACCACGCCGAGGAGTTCTCCTTCGCCACCGACAAGCCGAACGTCCGTCTCTACGACGTGCTGCTCGCCGAGACCGACCCGAGCCTCGTCTATCTGGAGATGGACATCTACTGGGCGTACGTGGGCCAGTTCCGCTTCGGCAAGCGGGTCGACGGCACCCCCGCACCCTTCGACCCGCTGCGCTACGTCCTTCGGCAGCCGCACCGCTACCCGCTCTTCCACGTCAAGGACGGCGAGCGCAACGAGGCGGCCCGCGACGGTTACGACATGGTCGACGTCGGTGACGGCGACATCGACTACAAGCGCTTCATCTCGGCGGTGAACAAGACCCACGGCGGCCGCCGCGACCACCACTGGCAGGCGGAGCACGACAACCCGGTCGAGTCCTTCGCGTTCGCCCGCAAGTCCAGCGCCCATCTCCACTCGCTGCGCGAGAAGGACTGCTAG
- a CDS encoding nucleotide pyrophosphatase/phosphodiesterase family protein: MTDAGQTAPTPLLVLDVVGLTPQLLGHMPNLRALAGSGSQAPLSTVLPAVTCAAQSTFLTGTLPAEHGIVGNGWYFRDLGDVLLWRQHNGLVGGDKLWDAARRAHPGYTVANICWWYAMGADTDFIVTPRPVYYADGRKEPDCYTRPPELHDELTGELGTFPLFHFWGPGADLVSSQWIIDATRHIMATRHPDLTLCYLPHLDYDLQRFGPDDPRSHQAATDLDAALAPLLADAHREGRTVVALSEYGITRVSRTVDINRALRRAGLLEVHTQDGMEYLDAMASRAFAVADHQIAHVYVRRPEDLEATRQALADLPGIEQLLDDEGKKAHGLDHPRAGELVAVAEPDAWFTYYYWLDDNRAPDFAQLVEIHRKPGYDPVELFMDPQDPYVRVKAATAIARKKLGMRYRLAVVPLDPSPIRGSHGRLPAHDDEGPLIICSTPQAVTGRVEATEVKSLLLHLAGLH, from the coding sequence ATGACCGACGCCGGACAGACCGCGCCCACCCCTCTTCTGGTCCTGGACGTCGTCGGTCTCACCCCTCAGCTCCTCGGGCACATGCCCAACCTCCGGGCACTGGCCGGTTCCGGCTCCCAGGCTCCGCTGTCCACCGTGCTGCCGGCCGTGACCTGCGCCGCGCAGTCCACGTTCCTGACGGGCACCCTGCCCGCCGAGCACGGCATCGTCGGCAACGGCTGGTACTTCCGCGACCTGGGCGATGTGCTGCTGTGGCGGCAGCACAACGGACTGGTCGGCGGCGACAAGCTGTGGGACGCCGCCCGGCGCGCACACCCCGGCTACACGGTGGCCAACATCTGCTGGTGGTACGCGATGGGCGCGGACACCGACTTCATCGTCACCCCCCGCCCCGTCTACTACGCCGACGGCCGCAAGGAACCCGACTGCTACACCCGCCCCCCGGAACTCCACGACGAACTCACCGGCGAGCTCGGCACCTTCCCCTTGTTCCACTTCTGGGGCCCCGGCGCCGACCTGGTGTCCAGCCAGTGGATCATCGATGCCACCCGTCACATCATGGCCACGCGCCACCCCGATCTGACCCTGTGCTACCTCCCTCATCTCGACTACGACCTCCAGCGCTTCGGCCCCGACGACCCCCGCTCCCACCAGGCGGCCACCGACCTGGACGCGGCCCTCGCCCCGCTCCTTGCCGACGCCCACCGGGAGGGCCGGACGGTCGTCGCACTGTCGGAGTACGGCATCACCCGGGTCAGCCGCACCGTCGACATCAACCGGGCCCTGCGCCGCGCCGGGCTGCTCGAAGTCCACACCCAGGACGGCATGGAGTACCTGGACGCGATGGCCTCCCGGGCCTTCGCGGTGGCCGACCACCAGATCGCCCACGTCTACGTGCGCCGCCCCGAGGACCTGGAGGCCACCCGCCAGGCGCTGGCCGACCTCCCGGGCATCGAGCAACTCCTGGACGACGAGGGCAAGAAGGCCCACGGCCTGGACCACCCCCGGGCCGGTGAGCTCGTCGCGGTCGCCGAACCGGACGCCTGGTTCACCTACTACTACTGGCTCGACGACAACCGGGCCCCCGACTTCGCCCAGCTGGTCGAGATCCACCGCAAGCCCGGCTACGACCCCGTCGAACTCTTCATGGATCCCCAGGATCCGTACGTCAGGGTCAAGGCGGCCACGGCGATCGCGCGCAAGAAGCTCGGCATGCGCTACCGGCTCGCCGTCGTCCCCCTCGACCCGTCACCTATTCGTGGCAGCCACGGCCGGCTGCCCGCACACGACGACGAAGGCCCGCTCATCATCTGCTCCACCCCCCAGGCAGTCACCGGCCGCGTCGAAGCCACCGAGGTGAAGTCCCTGCTGCTTCACCTCGCTGGACTCCACTGA
- a CDS encoding helix-turn-helix transcriptional regulator codes for MHSSLRTTDTAAGEPGHRIPVVVNAADPVSRAGAMSLLRQQPVIDFVEDSEAGPGTVVVLISDTPDETTLARLRRLVRSDGARAVLVVGVIREAQLLDVIECGVGTIVWRQEATAQRLLQAVLAASRGDGDLPGDLLGRLISQVGTLQRTAANHSGVPSSGLAPREVDVLRLVAEGLDTGEIASKLAYSERTVKNVVHGLTTRLHLRNRAHAVAYALREGYI; via the coding sequence TTGCACAGCTCATTACGGACCACAGACACCGCCGCCGGGGAACCGGGGCACCGGATACCCGTGGTGGTCAACGCGGCGGATCCCGTGTCCCGTGCGGGCGCGATGAGTCTGCTGCGGCAGCAGCCGGTGATCGACTTCGTCGAGGACTCGGAGGCCGGGCCGGGCACCGTGGTCGTGCTGATCAGCGATACGCCGGACGAGACCACCCTGGCGAGACTGCGCAGACTGGTACGCAGCGACGGCGCCCGTGCCGTGCTCGTGGTGGGTGTGATCCGGGAGGCGCAACTGCTCGACGTCATCGAGTGCGGCGTCGGCACCATCGTGTGGCGGCAGGAAGCCACCGCGCAGCGGCTGTTGCAGGCCGTGCTCGCGGCGTCCCGGGGTGACGGAGACCTCCCGGGCGACCTGCTGGGGCGGTTGATCAGCCAAGTAGGAACGTTGCAGCGGACGGCCGCCAACCACTCGGGTGTTCCTTCCTCCGGTCTGGCGCCACGCGAGGTCGACGTCCTGCGACTGGTCGCGGAAGGGCTCGACACCGGAGAGATCGCGAGCAAGCTCGCCTACTCCGAACGGACCGTCAAGAACGTCGTGCACGGGCTGACCACGCGTCTGCACCTCCGAAACCGGGCACATGCCGTGGCATATGCCCTGCGAGAAGGCTACATCTGA
- a CDS encoding DUF4255 domain-containing protein encodes MIHEVDEVLKGLIGGGALAGSGIEISFEAPTRDWAARRNQPAVNAYLYDIREDVKRRERGAVAVLDERGLVVRRRQPPRWFRLSYLVTAWTKRPEDEHRLLSAVLATLIPREILPADELPGALGELGLSVPLTVAGLHTEARSMAEIWSALGGELKPSLDLVVTAPFPAYPEYDAGPPVTEGAAVRVRGIDGTLEGSPERRHRPHHLASATAARAGATAAPEEHGGGPPAASREADGPGRRNQGT; translated from the coding sequence GTGATCCACGAGGTGGACGAGGTCCTCAAGGGACTGATCGGGGGTGGCGCCCTGGCCGGCTCGGGCATCGAGATCTCCTTCGAAGCCCCGACCCGCGACTGGGCCGCGCGGCGCAACCAGCCCGCCGTCAACGCCTATCTGTACGACATCCGCGAGGACGTGAAGCGGCGTGAACGCGGCGCCGTCGCCGTCCTCGACGAACGGGGACTCGTCGTGCGCCGCCGCCAGCCGCCCCGCTGGTTCCGCCTGTCCTACCTGGTCACCGCGTGGACCAAGCGGCCCGAGGACGAGCACCGGCTGCTGTCCGCGGTGCTGGCCACCTTGATCCCCCGCGAGATCCTGCCCGCCGACGAGCTCCCCGGAGCGCTCGGCGAACTGGGCCTGTCCGTGCCCCTCACGGTCGCAGGCCTGCACACCGAGGCGCGCTCCATGGCGGAGATCTGGAGCGCGCTGGGCGGTGAACTGAAGCCGTCCCTGGACCTGGTGGTGACGGCTCCCTTCCCGGCCTACCCCGAGTACGACGCGGGCCCGCCGGTCACGGAGGGCGCGGCGGTGCGTGTGCGCGGCATCGACGGGACCCTGGAGGGCTCGCCCGAGCGGCGGCACCGGCCGCACCATCTGGCGTCCGCGACAGCCGCCCGCGCCGGGGCGACGGCGGCCCCGGAGGAGCACGGCGGCGGGCCGCCGGCCGCGTCGCGGGAAGCAGACGGCCCGGGCCGGAGGAATCAGGGCACATGA
- a CDS encoding hydrolase: MSLWTSLEPASATVDPGGSTTVRLRVRNTGDVVDEYRFEPVGDIAPWTTVEPQTLRIYPGTTGTVELRFAPPRTPDATAGPNPYAVRITPTEHPEATTVPEGNLTITPFTEIRTELVPPTVKGRFRGRPRLAVDNLGNTKLTASVSGSDTGDQLSYDIHPSNIQIEPGRAAFVRTTLKPRQIIWFGSKEERPYTLAVQRSGTVPLDVEGTYVQRGFLPGWLATFLGVFLALAITFVMLWIAYKPQVRSAATEKLQEAGVSTLPPSPSVSAPVPTPPTPTQAPEQSPPPADDGGGGGGGGSEEKKESKAPEDTAADAVTRLAAEKSGRHICYRAYVEGDGWTDPACDGKTAGTVGKGKPIKKLNIAVSGTDGTAGSAFVHDPESTNGRGHYNAPWSGAPDGVDNYIGSRKKGAPDMLGFVINVGEGKNRVCQTAHVRDEGWHGLGCDEPGSGEGFIFGGTLTNSLWLEAVRFTV; encoded by the coding sequence GTGAGCCTTTGGACTTCCCTCGAACCCGCGTCGGCCACGGTGGACCCCGGCGGCAGCACGACGGTACGGCTGCGCGTGCGCAATACCGGTGATGTGGTCGACGAGTACCGCTTCGAGCCGGTCGGCGACATCGCGCCCTGGACCACCGTCGAGCCTCAGACGCTCCGCATCTACCCCGGCACGACGGGCACGGTGGAGCTGCGGTTCGCACCACCGCGCACCCCGGACGCGACGGCGGGCCCGAACCCGTACGCCGTGCGCATCACCCCGACCGAGCACCCGGAGGCGACGACCGTCCCCGAGGGCAATCTGACCATCACGCCCTTCACGGAGATACGGACCGAACTCGTCCCGCCCACCGTCAAGGGGCGGTTCCGCGGGCGTCCGCGGCTCGCCGTCGACAACCTCGGGAACACGAAGCTCACGGCTTCCGTCAGCGGCAGCGACACCGGCGACCAGCTGTCGTACGACATCCACCCGAGCAACATCCAGATCGAACCCGGCCGCGCGGCCTTCGTGAGGACCACGCTCAAGCCGCGCCAGATCATCTGGTTCGGGTCCAAGGAGGAGCGGCCCTACACGCTCGCCGTGCAGCGCTCGGGAACCGTGCCGCTGGACGTCGAGGGCACTTACGTCCAGCGTGGGTTCCTGCCCGGCTGGCTCGCCACCTTCCTCGGCGTCTTCCTGGCGCTCGCGATCACCTTCGTCATGCTGTGGATCGCGTACAAGCCCCAGGTGCGCAGCGCCGCCACGGAAAAGCTCCAGGAGGCCGGCGTCAGCACACTGCCGCCGAGCCCTTCGGTGTCCGCCCCCGTCCCGACGCCTCCCACCCCCACACAGGCCCCGGAGCAGTCGCCGCCCCCGGCGGACGACGGCGGCGGAGGTGGGGGTGGCGGTTCCGAGGAGAAGAAGGAGTCCAAGGCCCCCGAGGACACCGCGGCGGACGCCGTCACGCGGCTGGCCGCCGAGAAGTCGGGCCGGCACATCTGCTACCGGGCCTACGTCGAGGGCGACGGCTGGACGGACCCGGCGTGCGACGGCAAGACGGCGGGCACCGTGGGCAAGGGCAAGCCGATCAAGAAGCTCAACATCGCGGTGTCCGGCACCGACGGCACGGCCGGCAGCGCCTTCGTCCACGACCCCGAGTCGACCAACGGCCGGGGCCACTACAACGCGCCGTGGTCGGGCGCGCCCGACGGCGTCGACAACTACATCGGCAGCCGGAAGAAGGGCGCTCCGGACATGCTGGGGTTCGTCATCAACGTCGGCGAGGGCAAGAACCGCGTCTGCCAGACCGCCCACGTCCGCGACGAGGGCTGGCACGGCCTGGGCTGTGACGAGCCCGGCAGCGGCGAGGGCTTCATCTTCGGCGGCACCCTGACGAACTCGCTCTGGCTGGAGGCGGTCCGGTTCACCGTGTGA
- a CDS encoding HAD family acid phosphatase codes for MHAGKWRVRSVAGVAALAFTVATPVATAATPAPSDGPAAKAASTAQKSNGPFLADVDYATWQRDVKAVIDVARPYIEQRTANPGGKKQAIVLDIDNTSLETDFHYFWEIPTPAVKPVLDLATYAESRGVDIFFVTARPGIIYSLTEYNLERVGFPVDGLYVRDLPDLFHEVSKYKTDKRTEIEAKGYTIIANIGNNTTDLVGGHAEKTFKLPDYDGDLS; via the coding sequence ATGCATGCAGGCAAGTGGAGAGTCCGGTCGGTGGCGGGCGTCGCCGCACTGGCGTTCACCGTGGCCACACCCGTGGCCACCGCCGCGACCCCGGCACCGTCGGACGGCCCGGCGGCCAAGGCCGCTTCCACGGCGCAGAAGTCAAACGGTCCGTTCCTCGCCGATGTCGACTACGCGACCTGGCAGCGCGATGTGAAGGCCGTCATCGATGTCGCGCGCCCCTACATCGAGCAGCGCACCGCGAACCCCGGTGGCAAGAAGCAGGCCATCGTTCTCGACATCGACAACACCTCGCTGGAGACGGACTTCCACTACTTCTGGGAGATCCCGACCCCCGCGGTGAAGCCGGTGCTGGACCTCGCCACGTACGCGGAGTCCCGCGGCGTGGACATCTTCTTCGTCACCGCGCGCCCGGGCATCATCTACTCGCTCACCGAGTACAACCTGGAGCGGGTCGGCTTCCCGGTCGACGGTCTGTACGTACGTGACCTGCCCGACCTCTTCCACGAGGTCAGCAAGTACAAGACCGACAAGCGCACCGAGATCGAGGCCAAGGGCTACACGATCATCGCCAACATCGGCAACAACACCACCGACCTGGTGGGCGGGCACGCCGAGAAGACGTTCAAGCTGCCCGACTACGACGGCGACCTCTCCTAG
- a CDS encoding AAA family ATPase codes for MHGPGPLRERREALALVTTEVERARGGSGRLVLLKGATGTGRSALLEAAADHASARGMRVLRARCSPGAAPLAAVRQLLQPGHEFGCVEESPKSSGTAYDRNGAARLWRLLREHAAQAPLLVAVDDVHLADEPSRRWLVEAARHVDRLPVLLVVTERSQYDIDPPADCLDHTLSPALVRGHTLAPLSANAATDAVRSAVGSAVPAEWADACVRAGAGSPLLLGALLDDLRPEDPDDRPAAVPETCAALYPGAYPSAVSWWLDSAGQATADVARALAAVDDVPGDADDHAGLAAGMVGADPARVSGWLTAMTRLGVLRPDADGRPRYAHPLLRDAVLSGWSGTRRQEAHRTAAEVMLRRGDRAEAVARQLLRTDAIGEAWATSALLDAATVAVSEDRTDDALAYLRRVLDEPMPAARRASVLTELGSLEFATVRSVTGIPRLTEAVRLPGMPHDRVRAAVALGTALARRGEARTAIDILRALDEPLRDHPNLIRTVQAASALLSDHDPGIREEVYRWLREIAERTPDLVGAAGQALLVRYEATAGLTSADSAMKRIRALLESPPDPLAEPFLLGTAAAVAQWADELDEAERLIRRGLTGQRASLLHPMHEALLNVRTDIAAARGRYADLIAAPAAPQAGPAQVGRRAPSNAQAHAVIALVETGRTEEAALLTDGFDLRTAPESWELHRFRYARGVLRAARGDTEGALEDFLECGRRQTARDVVAPVVTPWRTAAAECRLALGRPDEALALADEELRLARVWNTPRCVGRALRVLGTATGGRRGLELTDRAVRLLRDASVETELLPALVARGRQLTAAGERARARDSLREASELAERLGAVRLRSLAEEALREGGARRVATALTGAEALTGSERRIAALAAGGMTNAEIAELLHLARRTVETHLTSTYRKMGIRRRTELATALDEGPADAESAEPEQGDTGPAD; via the coding sequence ATGCACGGCCCCGGACCCCTTCGCGAACGCCGGGAGGCGCTGGCCCTGGTGACCACCGAGGTCGAGCGCGCCCGGGGCGGCTCGGGCCGCCTTGTGTTACTCAAAGGCGCGACCGGCACCGGCCGCAGCGCGCTTCTGGAGGCCGCCGCGGACCATGCGTCGGCACGGGGCATGCGGGTGCTGCGCGCCCGCTGCTCCCCCGGCGCCGCACCCCTCGCCGCCGTACGCCAACTCCTCCAGCCCGGGCATGAGTTCGGGTGCGTCGAGGAGTCGCCGAAATCGTCCGGCACCGCGTACGACCGGAACGGGGCCGCCCGGCTGTGGCGGCTGCTGCGCGAGCACGCGGCCCAGGCACCGCTTCTGGTCGCCGTGGACGACGTGCACCTCGCCGACGAGCCCTCGCGGCGCTGGCTCGTCGAGGCGGCCCGGCACGTCGACCGATTACCGGTGCTGCTGGTGGTGACCGAACGCAGCCAGTACGACATCGACCCGCCCGCGGACTGCCTGGACCACACCCTCTCCCCGGCCCTCGTACGCGGCCACACCCTCGCCCCGCTCAGCGCGAACGCCGCCACCGACGCGGTCCGTTCGGCCGTCGGCTCCGCCGTTCCGGCGGAGTGGGCCGACGCCTGCGTACGGGCCGGCGCGGGCAGCCCGCTCCTGCTGGGCGCTCTGCTGGACGATCTGCGCCCCGAGGACCCGGACGACCGCCCGGCCGCCGTGCCGGAAACCTGCGCCGCCCTGTACCCGGGTGCCTACCCGTCCGCGGTCTCCTGGTGGCTGGACAGCGCGGGGCAGGCCACCGCGGACGTCGCCCGCGCGCTCGCCGCCGTGGACGACGTCCCCGGGGATGCGGACGACCACGCCGGTCTGGCCGCCGGGATGGTGGGCGCCGACCCTGCCCGCGTCTCGGGCTGGCTCACCGCCATGACCCGCCTGGGCGTGCTGCGCCCGGACGCCGACGGCCGCCCCCGCTACGCCCATCCGCTGTTGCGGGACGCCGTGTTGAGCGGCTGGTCCGGCACCCGGCGGCAGGAGGCGCACCGTACGGCGGCCGAGGTGATGCTGCGCCGGGGCGACCGGGCCGAGGCGGTGGCCCGGCAGCTGCTGCGCACCGACGCGATCGGCGAGGCCTGGGCCACCAGCGCGCTGCTGGACGCCGCCACCGTCGCCGTCTCCGAGGACCGCACGGACGACGCCCTGGCCTATCTGCGCCGGGTGCTGGACGAACCGATGCCGGCGGCCCGTCGCGCATCGGTCCTCACCGAGCTGGGCTCCCTCGAGTTCGCGACCGTGCGGTCGGTCACCGGCATACCGCGGCTGACCGAGGCGGTGCGGCTGCCGGGCATGCCGCACGACCGGGTGCGTGCGGCGGTGGCACTCGGCACTGCCCTCGCCCGGCGGGGCGAGGCGCGCACCGCGATCGACATCCTGCGCGCGCTGGACGAACCCCTGCGGGACCACCCGAACCTGATCCGTACGGTGCAGGCCGCCTCGGCGCTGCTCTCGGACCACGACCCGGGGATACGCGAGGAGGTGTACCGCTGGCTGCGGGAGATCGCCGAGCGGACACCGGACCTGGTGGGCGCGGCGGGGCAGGCGCTGTTGGTGCGGTACGAGGCGACAGCCGGTCTGACGTCGGCGGACTCCGCGATGAAGCGGATCCGCGCGCTGCTGGAGTCACCGCCCGACCCGCTGGCGGAACCGTTCCTGCTGGGCACCGCGGCCGCCGTCGCCCAGTGGGCCGACGAACTCGACGAGGCCGAACGGCTCATCCGGCGCGGCCTGACCGGACAGCGCGCGTCCCTGCTGCACCCCATGCACGAGGCGCTGCTGAACGTGCGGACGGACATCGCCGCGGCCCGGGGGCGCTACGCCGACTTGATCGCCGCCCCCGCCGCCCCGCAGGCGGGCCCGGCACAGGTGGGCCGGCGCGCGCCCTCCAACGCCCAGGCCCACGCGGTCATCGCGCTGGTGGAGACGGGCCGCACGGAGGAGGCCGCGCTGCTCACGGACGGTTTCGATCTGCGGACCGCCCCGGAGTCCTGGGAACTGCACCGGTTCCGCTACGCACGCGGCGTGCTGCGCGCGGCCCGGGGAGACACGGAAGGCGCGCTGGAGGACTTCCTGGAGTGCGGGCGCCGCCAGACGGCGCGCGATGTGGTCGCGCCCGTCGTCACACCGTGGCGGACCGCGGCGGCCGAATGCCGGCTGGCGCTCGGCCGGCCGGACGAGGCGCTCGCGCTCGCGGACGAGGAACTGCGGCTCGCCAGGGTGTGGAACACACCGCGCTGCGTGGGCAGGGCGCTGCGCGTCCTCGGCACGGCGACGGGCGGGCGGCGCGGACTGGAGCTCACGGACCGGGCGGTGCGGCTGCTGCGGGACGCGTCGGTGGAGACGGAGTTGCTGCCGGCGCTCGTCGCGCGGGGGCGGCAGCTCACCGCCGCCGGAGAGCGGGCGCGGGCGCGCGACTCCCTGCGGGAGGCGTCCGAACTCGCCGAGCGGCTGGGTGCCGTGCGGCTGCGGTCCCTCGCCGAGGAGGCCCTGCGCGAGGGCGGCGCGCGCCGTGTCGCGACGGCGCTCACCGGGGCCGAGGCGCTCACCGGAAGCGAGCGGCGGATCGCCGCGCTCGCCGCCGGCGGCATGACGAACGCCGAGATCGCTGAACTGCTGCACCTCGCACGGCGCACCGTCGAGACCCATCTGACCAGCACCTACCGCAAGATGGGCATCCGGCGCCGGACGGAGCTCGCCACCGCGCTCGACGAAGGGCCCGCGGATGCGGAGTCGGCCGAACCGGAGCAGGGCGATACCGGGCCGGCCGACTGA